The following are from one region of the Anguilla rostrata isolate EN2019 chromosome 7, ASM1855537v3, whole genome shotgun sequence genome:
- the etfdh gene encoding electron transfer flavoprotein-ubiquinone oxidoreductase, mitochondrial, whose amino-acid sequence MFPARYPLQARICVRALKALRRDHQLPNTPRWCSTAAPVPRITSHYTVYPRDKDSRWEGVEMERFADEADVVIVGGGPAGLSAAIRLKQLANEHEKELRVCLVEKASQIGAHTLSGACLEPSALNELFPDWKERGAPLNTPVTEDVFGILTKKYRIPVPILPGLPMNNHGNYIVRLGHFVQWLGEQAEELGVEIYPGYAAAEVLFHEDGSVKGIATNDVGIAKDGSPKDVFERGMELHAKVTLFGEGCHGHLAKQLYKHYNLRENCQPQTYAIGLKEIWVIDEKKWRPGRVEHTVGWPLDRNTYGGSFLYHLNEGEPLVALGFVVGLDYQNPYLSPFREFQRWKHHPSVAPTLEGGNRIAYGARALNEGGVQSLPKLTFPGGLLMGCSPGFMNVPKIKGTHTAMKSGILAAEAVFSRITNEDLESETAGVHVPEYEESLRKSWIWKELHAVRNIRPSFHNYFGLYGGMVYTGIFYWIFRGKEPWTLKHAGKDSAQLKPAKDCTPIEYPKPDGKISFDLLSSVALSGTNHEHDQPAHLTLKDDSVPVAHNLAIYDGPEQRFCPAGVYEFVPLESGEGMRLQINAQNCVHCKTCDIKDPSQNINWVVPEGSGGPAYNGM is encoded by the exons ATGTTTCCAGCCAGGTATCCACTGCAAG CACGAATATGTGTCCGGGCTCTGAAGGCCCTGCGCAGAGATCATCAGTTACCGAATACACCGAGATGGTGTTCCACGGCCGCGCCGGTGCCGCGCATTACGTCACACTACACGGTCTACCCAAGGGACAAGGACTCGCGATGGGAAG GAGTGGAGATGGAGAGGTTTGCGGATGAAGCGGACGTGGTGATCGTGGGAGGTGGCCCTGCGGGCCTGTCTGCCGCCATCCGACTGAAGCAGCTGGCCAACGAGCACGAGAAGGAGCTCCGGGTGTGCCTGGTGGAGAAAGCCTCCCAGATCGGCGCTCACACCCTATCGGGGGCCTGTTTGGAACCCAGCGCCCTCAACGAGCTTTTCCCTgactggaaagagagagga GCACCTCTTAATACACCAGTTACAGAGGATGTGTTTggaattttaacaaaaaagtaCAGAATTCCAGTCCCAATTCTGCCAG GCCTCCCGATGAATAACCACGGTAACTACATTGTTCGGCTCGGCCATTTTGTCCAGTGGCTGGGGGAACAGGCAGAGGAGCTGGGGGTGGAGATATATCCTGGCTACGCTGCTGCAGAG GTATTATTTCATGAAGATGGAAGTGTTAAGGGGATTGCAACAAATGATGTTGGAATTGCTAAGGATGGTTCTCCTAAA GATGTATTTGAGAGGGGTATGGAGCTCCATGCTAAGGTAACACTATTTGGTGAAGGCTGCCATGGGCACTTAGCCAAGCAACTATACAAGCACTACAACCTGCGAGAGAACTGTCAACCTCAGACGTATGCCATTGGGCTAAAAGAG ATATGGGTCATTGATGAAAAGAAATGGAGACCAGGCAGAGTGGAGCATACAGTCGGGTGGCCTCTGGACAGAAACACTTATGGAGGGTCCTTCTTGTACCATTTAAATGAAGGGGAACCATTGGTGGCCTTAGGATTTGTG GTGGGTTTGGACTATCAGAACCCCTACCTGAGCCCCTTCAGGGAGTTTCAGCGCTGGAAGCACCATCCCTCGGTGGCCCCGACCCTCGAGGGAGGAAACCGGATAGCTTACGGAGCCAGGGCCCTGAACGAGGGCGGAGTTCAG TCCCTGCCCAAGCTGACCTTTCCCGGGGGCCTGCTGATGGGGTGCAGTCCGGGGTTCATGAATGTCCCCAAGATCAAGGGCACGCACACGGCCATGAAGAGCGGCATACTGGCGGCCGAGGCGGTCTTCAGCAGGATCACCAACGAGGACCTGGAGTCCGAGACCGCCG GAGTTCATGTTCCTGAATATGAAGAGAGCTTGAGAAAGTCTTGGATTTGGAAAGAGTTGCACGCTGTTAGGAACATCCGACCTTCCTTCCATAACTATTTTGGGCTTTACGGGGGAATGGTGTACACTGGAATATTTTACTGGATATTCAGAGGGAAAGAGCCCTGGACCTTGAAACATGCAG GTAAGGACTCTGCTCAGCTGAAACCAGCGAAGGACTGCACCCCAATCGAGTACCCAAAGCCGGATGGCAAGATCAGCTTCGACCTGCTCTCCTCCGTGGCTTTGAGCGGGACCAACCACGAGCACGACCAACCCGCGCACCTCACCCTCAAGGACGACAGCGTTCCCGTCGCCCATAACCTGGCCATTTACGACGGACCCGAGCAGCGGTTCTGTCCAGCAG GGGTGTACGAGTTTGTTCCTCTTGAGTCCGGggagggcatgagactgcagatCAATGCGCAGAACTGTGTTCATTGCAAGACCTGTGACATCAAGGACCCCAGCCAGAACATTAACTGGGTGGTGCCGGAGGGTAGCGGGGGACCAGCGTACAATGGCATGTGA